In Suricata suricatta isolate VVHF042 chromosome 14, meerkat_22Aug2017_6uvM2_HiC, whole genome shotgun sequence, one DNA window encodes the following:
- the LIPG gene encoding endothelial lipase, with translation MRNPVPLLCLWSVHCCFAAGSPTPPGPEGRLQDGLYKPGNVQAVAKPPVRFNLRTSGDPEHEGCYLSLSHNQSLEVCGFNTTAKTFFIIHGWTMSGMFENWLYKLVSALQMREKEANIVVVDWLPLAHQLYTDAVNNSRVVGHSVARMLDWLQEKDDFSLGNVHLIGYSLGAHVAGFAGNFVKGTVGRITGLDPAGPLFEGADIHRRLSPDDADFVDVLHTYTRSFGLSIGIQMPVGHIDIYPNGGDFQPGCGLNDVLGSIAYGTITEVMKCEHERAVHLFVDSLVNQDKPSFAFQCTDSNRFKKGICLSCRKNRCNSIGYNAKKTRNKRNSKMYLKTRAGMPFRVYHYQMKIHIFSYKNVGEIEPNFYVTLYGTSADSQILPLEIVEQIGLNATNTFLVYTEEDLGDLLKIKLTWEGAAQSWYNLWKELRSYLSQPRSSERKLSIRRIRVKSGETQQKLTFCVEDFDNTSISPGQELWFHKCRDGWGMKNETSPTVELP, from the exons ATGGGCTCTATAAACCTGGGAACGTACAGGCTGTTGCCAAACCTCCTGTGAGATTTAACCTCCGCACCTCTGGGGACCCAGAACACGAAGGCTGCTACCTCTCCCTCAGCCACAACCAGTCCCTGGAAGTCTGTGGCTTCAACACGACAGCCAAAACCTTTTTCATCATTCATGGATGGACG ATGAGCGGCATGTTTGAAAATTGGCTCTACAAACTCGTGTCAGCCCtgcagatgagagagaaagaagccaacaTTGTGGTGGTTGACTGGCTTCCCCTGGCCCACCAGCTTTACACGGACGCGGTCAATAACAGTAGGGTGGTGGGACACAGTGTTGCAAGGATGCTCGATTGGCTGCAG GAGAAGGATGATTTTTCTCTTGGGAATGTTCACTTGATTGGCTACAGCCTCGGAGCTCACGTGGCAGGGTTCGCTGGAAACTTTGTGAAAGGCACCGTGGGCAGAATCACAG GTTTGGATCCTGCGGGGCCACTGTTTGAAGGGGCGGACATCCACAGGAGGCTGTCCCCCGACGACGCGGACTTTGTGGATGTCCTCCACACCTACACACGTTCCTTTGGCTTGAGCATCGGGATTCAGATGCCCGTGGGCCACATCGACATCTACCCCAACGGAGGTGACTTCCAGCCAGGCTGTGGACTCAATGATGTCTTGGGCTCAATTGCATATGGAA caATCACAGAAGTGATGAAATGTGAGCATGAGCGGGCCGTACACCTCTTTGTCGACTCCCTGGTGAATCAGGACAAGCCGAGTTTCGCATTCCAGTGCACTGACTCAAATCGCTTCAAAAAGGGGATCTGTCTCAGCTGCCGGAAGAACCGTTGTAACAGCATTGGCTACAATGCCAAGAAAACGAGGAATAAGAGGAACAGCAAAATGTACCTCAAAACTCGGGCAGGCATGCCCTTCAGAG TTTACCATTATCAGATGAAAATCCACATCTTCAGCTACAAGAATGTGGGAGAAATCGAACCCAACTTTTATGTCACCCTCTACGGCACCAGTGCAGACTCCCAGATCCTGCCTTTGGAGAT AGTGGAGCAGATCGGGCTGAATGCCACTAACACCTTCCTGGTCTACACTGAGGAGGACCTTGGAGACCTCTTGAAGATCAAACTCACCTGGGAAGGGGCAGCTCAGTCCTGGTACAACCTGTGGAAGGAGCTTCGCAGCTACCTGTCCCAGCCCCGCAGCTCTGAGCGGAAGCTGAGCATCAGGCGTATCCGCGTCAAGTCTGGGGAGACGCAGCAGAA GTTGACCTTTTGTGTGGAAGACTTTGACAACACCAGCATATCTCCTGGCCAAGAGCTCTGGTTTCACAAGTGTCGAGATGGCTGGGGAATGAAAAACGAAACCAG CCCCACTGTGGAGCTTCCCTGA